The following are from one region of the Paenibacillus sp. KS-LC4 genome:
- a CDS encoding ABC-F family ATP-binding cassette domain-containing protein produces the protein MSILNVERLSHGFGDRAIFNDVSFRLLKGEHIGLIGANGEGKSTFMNIITGKLQPDDGKVEWARRVRTGYLDQHAVLTKGQSMRDVLRGAFQYLFDMEQEMNDMYGRMGDVTPEELEQLLEDVGTIQDTLTNQDFYMIDAKIDETARGLGLTDIGLDKDVHDLSGGQRTKVLLAKLLLEKPDILLLDEPTNYLDEQHIVWLQRYLQEYENAFILISHDIPFLNSVINLIYHMENQSLSRYVGDYEYFQQVYEAKKQQLESAFKRQQQEISELKDFVARNKASVATRNMAMSRQKKLDKMDVIELAREKPKPQFNFKPARTSGKVIFETKDLVIGYDSPLSRPLNLSMERGQKIALVGSNGIGKTTLLRSILGQIPPISGSARLGDLLELGYFEQEMKETNNNTCIEEIWNEFPSFTQFEIRAALAKCGLTTKHIESKIVVLSGGEKAKVRLCKLINHETNLLVLDEPTNHLDVDAKDELQRALKAYKGSILLISHEPEFYRDIVTDTWNCEDWTTKVF, from the coding sequence ATGAGCATATTAAATGTAGAGCGGCTGAGTCATGGTTTTGGAGACCGGGCGATTTTCAACGATGTATCATTCCGCCTTCTGAAGGGCGAGCATATCGGTCTGATTGGTGCCAACGGTGAAGGGAAGTCCACCTTTATGAACATCATCACAGGCAAGCTTCAGCCGGACGATGGCAAGGTGGAGTGGGCAAGACGTGTGCGGACGGGCTATCTGGATCAGCACGCCGTGCTGACAAAGGGACAGTCGATGCGCGATGTTTTGCGCGGTGCGTTCCAATATCTATTCGATATGGAGCAGGAAATGAACGACATGTACGGCAGAATGGGCGATGTTACTCCAGAGGAGCTGGAGCAGCTGCTGGAGGATGTCGGAACGATTCAGGATACGCTGACGAATCAGGATTTTTATATGATTGATGCCAAAATTGATGAAACGGCTCGCGGGCTCGGCCTGACAGATATCGGCTTAGACAAGGATGTCCATGATCTCAGCGGAGGTCAGCGTACAAAGGTGCTGCTAGCTAAATTGCTGCTGGAGAAACCGGATATTCTTCTGCTCGATGAGCCTACGAACTATCTCGACGAGCAGCATATCGTATGGCTTCAGAGATATTTGCAGGAATACGAAAATGCCTTTATTTTAATTTCGCATGATATTCCGTTCTTGAACAGCGTTATTAATCTGATCTACCATATGGAAAATCAGTCGCTGTCGCGCTATGTCGGGGATTATGAGTATTTCCAGCAGGTGTACGAGGCGAAGAAGCAACAGCTTGAATCCGCCTTTAAACGGCAGCAGCAGGAAATTTCGGAATTGAAGGACTTCGTTGCACGTAATAAGGCCAGCGTGGCTACGCGTAATATGGCGATGTCCCGCCAGAAGAAGCTGGATAAGATGGACGTGATTGAACTCGCTAGGGAAAAACCAAAGCCGCAGTTCAACTTCAAGCCTGCGCGCACCTCCGGCAAGGTTATTTTTGAAACGAAGGACCTCGTTATCGGCTATGATTCTCCTCTGTCGAGACCGCTGAACCTGAGCATGGAGCGGGGGCAAAAAATTGCGCTTGTTGGCTCAAACGGGATCGGTAAAACAACGCTGCTGCGCAGCATTCTCGGTCAAATACCGCCGATTTCAGGCTCAGCCAGACTAGGCGATTTGCTTGAGCTCGGTTATTTTGAGCAGGAAATGAAGGAAACGAACAACAATACCTGCATTGAGGAGATTTGGAACGAGTTCCCATCCTTTACGCAGTTTGAAATTCGGGCGGCTCTAGCCAAATGCGGCCTTACTACTAAGCATATTGAGAGCAAAATTGTGGTGCTAAGCGGCGGTGAGAAAGCCAAGGTTCGCTTGTGCAAGCTCATTAACCATGAGACCAATTTGCTTGTGCTCGATGAGCCGACCAACCATCTCGATGTGGATGCAAAGGATGAGCTGCAGCGTGCGCTTAAAGCATATAAGGGAAGCATTTTGCTGATTTCCCATGAACCCGAATTTTATCGCGATATTGTGACGGATACGTGGAACTGCGAGGATTGGACGACGAAAGTGTTTTAA
- a CDS encoding AraC family transcriptional regulator: MLNAEEHIQLWNAAAIKIIDVRHFSMRHGEELRSYLFPSSIFLYAIRGEAQVLLDGIEHTAKRFHLWHGGKGTCLDIFPTEAEFEYYLIFYKATMPSTGRREILHLNERYNPFQLQYGLAPLHAAVLFDKVDMMLQQWHSSSALEKFHVKTLFYQFVYELLWQLERQQIGMKRPDLAAQVVRYIQEHYHEPITRESIAQIFHYSVPYVSRQFKQETGISMIDYVIRERVSKAMEYLQKTDMTVQEASISVGYDDVSYFTRVFKKHTGMTPKQFKDQDKAKSAGFDYPIIKVGSSLFPRRLQRYIGNGYENRYQYKREGELSVHRHKSSMGVTLLLCLTLLLSACSGTVSSNNGAVTTGGNAQVQESASSGGAASTAEMVTYSAVNGEVKIPKNPQRVVIIAGAFAGHLLALGIKPVGAGEEAFNSYTEGKLDGVESIGDGIAYEKILELQPDLIIVWNDPAVLDRLNQIAPTVVVDYGVPVREQLLEFGKMTGREEQANAWISAWDKKIADYKPKVQAAVGDKTVAIFDSGSAKEFYAYGNKLGRGGEIIYGEFELKAPPIIQKEAIDSGTGWAKLSLELLPEYAGDYIFISEWTGMDNPEAVFEGSMWEQLDAVKNNRVFREKGRGFMFSDPVSLDAQLEFVVKSFIGE, translated from the coding sequence ATGCTCAATGCGGAAGAGCATATCCAGCTATGGAATGCTGCCGCTATCAAAATTATTGATGTAAGACACTTCAGCATGAGGCATGGCGAGGAATTGCGGTCGTACCTTTTTCCGTCAAGTATCTTTCTATATGCCATTCGCGGCGAGGCGCAGGTGCTGCTGGACGGGATCGAACATACCGCGAAACGCTTCCATCTATGGCATGGTGGAAAAGGAACCTGTCTGGATATTTTTCCAACGGAAGCGGAGTTTGAATATTATTTGATCTTCTATAAAGCAACGATGCCATCGACTGGCAGACGGGAAATTCTGCATCTTAATGAGCGATACAATCCGTTTCAACTGCAATATGGCTTGGCTCCACTGCATGCAGCTGTTTTATTTGACAAGGTGGATATGATGCTGCAGCAGTGGCATAGCTCAAGCGCGCTAGAAAAATTTCATGTTAAAACGTTGTTTTATCAATTTGTTTATGAACTGCTATGGCAGCTGGAGCGTCAGCAAATTGGGATGAAACGACCTGACCTTGCAGCTCAGGTCGTTCGCTATATTCAGGAGCATTACCATGAGCCTATAACCCGGGAATCAATCGCTCAGATTTTTCACTACAGCGTCCCCTATGTATCCAGACAATTTAAACAGGAAACGGGCATAAGCATGATTGATTATGTGATAAGAGAGCGTGTCAGTAAAGCGATGGAATACTTGCAGAAAACAGATATGACGGTTCAAGAGGCCTCCATCAGTGTCGGCTATGACGACGTATCCTATTTCACGAGAGTATTCAAAAAACATACCGGGATGACTCCCAAGCAATTTAAGGATCAAGATAAAGCAAAGTCAGCAGGGTTCGATTATCCTATCATTAAGGTTGGATCGTCCCTTTTCCCGCGCAGGCTGCAACGTTATATTGGTAATGGATATGAGAACCGTTATCAGTATAAAAGAGAAGGAGAGTTATCCGTGCACAGACACAAATCATCTATGGGGGTCACTTTACTGTTATGCCTTACGCTATTACTTAGCGCGTGCTCAGGAACAGTCAGCTCTAATAATGGAGCAGTAACGACAGGTGGAAACGCTCAAGTGCAGGAATCAGCATCAAGCGGTGGTGCCGCAAGCACAGCGGAAATGGTGACTTATTCGGCAGTGAATGGGGAAGTTAAAATTCCCAAAAATCCACAGCGTGTCGTGATTATAGCGGGCGCCTTTGCTGGACATTTGCTGGCACTGGGTATTAAGCCGGTTGGTGCGGGAGAAGAGGCTTTTAATAGCTATACGGAAGGAAAGCTGGATGGGGTTGAAAGTATAGGCGATGGGATTGCGTATGAGAAAATTTTGGAGCTGCAGCCGGATCTTATTATCGTATGGAATGACCCTGCTGTTCTTGACAGGCTGAACCAGATTGCTCCGACGGTAGTTGTCGATTATGGCGTGCCTGTCAGAGAACAGCTGCTGGAATTCGGGAAGATGACGGGTCGGGAGGAGCAGGCAAATGCCTGGATTTCAGCTTGGGATAAAAAGATAGCCGATTACAAGCCGAAGGTGCAAGCGGCTGTGGGTGACAAAACCGTTGCTATCTTTGACTCTGGCAGCGCTAAAGAGTTTTATGCATACGGCAATAAGCTGGGAAGAGGCGGCGAAATTATTTATGGCGAATTCGAGTTGAAGGCGCCGCCGATTATTCAGAAGGAAGCGATCGACAGCGGTACAGGCTGGGCAAAGCTGTCTTTGGAGCTGCTGCCCGAATATGCAGGAGATTATATTTTTATAAGCGAGTGGACAGGCATGGACAATCCAGAGGCTGTTTTTGAAGGCAGTATGTGGGAGCAACTGGACGCAGTCAAAAACAATCGCGTTTTTCGCGAAAAAGGAAGAGGCTTTATGTTTAGCGACCCTGTGTCCTTGGACGCTCAGTTGGAGTTTGTTGTGAAAAGCTTTATAGGGGAATAA
- a CDS encoding bifunctional transcriptional activator/DNA repair enzyme AdaA, giving the protein MSDEWNANPNPNQISDSLRDEDEPLPPAPVSNEQWRAIVGNDPSYDGQFYYAVKTTGIFCRPSCKSRPPNRENIGYFRTVEQALTAQFRPCKRCKPTGQRLPDEEWISVVTEYIDRHYKNKLTLAALASVCHGTPYHLHRTFKKVTGKTPVDYIQQIRIEKAKALLLSSPKSIAEVGECVGLFNTPYFITLFKQKTGHTPEGYRQRHNNGGATTNKGDNPT; this is encoded by the coding sequence ATGTCCGACGAATGGAACGCGAATCCGAATCCGAATCAGATTTCTGACAGCCTGCGCGATGAGGATGAGCCCCTCCCGCCTGCGCCTGTATCTAATGAACAATGGCGAGCCATCGTAGGAAATGACCCATCATATGACGGTCAATTTTATTACGCTGTCAAAACGACGGGTATTTTTTGCCGGCCGTCCTGCAAATCAAGACCGCCCAACAGAGAAAATATCGGCTACTTTCGAACCGTAGAGCAAGCGCTGACTGCCCAATTTCGTCCTTGTAAACGCTGTAAACCGACAGGGCAGCGTTTGCCGGATGAAGAATGGATCTCCGTGGTGACCGAGTATATTGATCGACACTATAAAAATAAGCTAACGCTTGCCGCCCTTGCATCCGTTTGTCATGGCACGCCGTATCATTTGCACCGAACGTTCAAAAAAGTAACGGGCAAAACCCCCGTCGATTATATCCAGCAAATAAGGATCGAAAAAGCTAAGGCGTTACTCCTCTCTTCTCCTAAATCCATTGCAGAAGTAGGCGAATGTGTCGGCTTGTTCAATACGCCCTATTTTATTACCTTGTTCAAGCAGAAAACCGGGCATACACCAGAGGGCTACCGACAGCGGCATAACAATGGTGGAGCTACTACAAATAAAGGAGATAATCCAACATGA
- a CDS encoding methylated-DNA--[protein]-cysteine S-methyltransferase, with protein sequence MKDSFSGDIYWSLFSYEDWSLHVAATNEGLCFVGSQKQPYEELARWAASRFPHSSLIRDDEKLLPYKAELAQYLQGTLEAFTISAVFQGTPFQEAVWQALCSIPYGQTWSYSDIAAHIQKPAAVRAVGAAIGANPILITIPCHRVIGKNGTLTGYRGGIEMKTKLLQLEGYKVKSNS encoded by the coding sequence ATGAAAGATTCATTTAGCGGGGACATCTATTGGTCGCTGTTTAGCTATGAAGATTGGAGCCTGCATGTTGCAGCGACAAATGAAGGGCTTTGCTTTGTAGGCTCGCAGAAGCAGCCCTATGAGGAGTTAGCGAGATGGGCTGCGTCGCGCTTTCCGCATAGCTCTTTGATTCGGGATGATGAAAAGCTGCTTCCGTATAAAGCTGAGTTGGCTCAATATTTGCAAGGAACGCTTGAAGCCTTTACGATTTCCGCCGTTTTTCAAGGAACACCGTTCCAAGAAGCAGTATGGCAGGCTCTTTGCAGCATTCCATATGGGCAAACCTGGTCCTATTCGGATATTGCCGCCCATATTCAAAAGCCTGCGGCGGTTCGAGCGGTTGGTGCAGCCATTGGCGCGAACCCGATACTCATTACCATTCCTTGCCATCGCGTTATCGGCAAAAACGGGACACTCACTGGCTATCGAGGTGGAATAGAGATGAAAACCAAGCTATTGCAGTTGGAAGGCTACAAAGTAAAAAGCAACTCTTGA
- a CDS encoding aldo/keto reductase: MALQILHEAWGPLGQGNKALLEHPELKRIADYHRKTVAQVILRWHLERGIIVIPKSSSPKRMKENSQIFDFELSSDDILQINQLNVGKRYSVKPTGYMIHPIYHKLMKLFIK; this comes from the coding sequence TTGGCGTTGCAAATTTTGCATGAGGCATGGGGGCCGCTAGGGCAAGGGAATAAAGCGTTATTGGAGCATCCAGAATTAAAAAGGATAGCTGATTATCATCGTAAAACAGTGGCACAGGTCATTTTACGTTGGCACTTGGAGCGAGGCATCATCGTTATTCCAAAGTCATCAAGCCCAAAAAGAATGAAAGAAAATAGCCAGATATTTGATTTTGAGCTGTCTAGTGATGACATATTGCAGATCAACCAGCTGAATGTAGGCAAAAGATATTCGGTTAAGCCAACCGGCTATATGATTCATCCTATTTATCATAAGCTGATGAAGCTTTTTATTAAATAA
- a CDS encoding polysaccharide deacetylase family protein has product MFKSKLVSGLMTLALSVTLMSSSMVPGASAADVNCPNGYVGLTFDDGPNPGTTTNLLNALKQAGLRATMFNTGQNSQNNPSLVREQVAAGMWIANHSYTHPQMTSLSTAQMTSEITRTQQAIQSITGSAPKLFRPPYGATNATLKSIVAQNGLKEILWNVDSLDWNGATSAQIVAATGRLQNGDIILMHDQFQATRQAIPQIAQNLKSRGLCSGMISSTTGRAVAPDNGGTTPSPGTGTKVEAENMTKSGQYTGNISSPFNGVVLYANNDLVKYTQYFESGTHHFSLRGASNNANMARVDLKIGGQTKGTFYFGGSNPAVYTLNNVSHGTGNQVIELVVTADDGTWDAYLDYLEIN; this is encoded by the coding sequence ATGTTTAAATCAAAACTAGTAAGTGGATTAATGACCTTGGCGCTTTCTGTTACGTTAATGTCCAGCTCAATGGTGCCAGGAGCAAGTGCTGCTGATGTGAACTGTCCGAACGGCTACGTAGGTTTAACATTTGACGATGGCCCCAATCCCGGAACCACGACAAATTTGCTTAATGCGCTGAAGCAGGCTGGATTGCGCGCAACGATGTTCAACACCGGACAAAACTCGCAAAATAACCCGTCTCTGGTGCGGGAGCAAGTAGCCGCGGGCATGTGGATCGCCAACCACTCTTACACCCACCCGCAAATGACTTCACTCAGCACCGCGCAGATGACGTCGGAAATTACAAGGACGCAGCAGGCGATTCAGTCCATTACCGGAAGTGCGCCGAAGCTGTTCCGTCCACCGTACGGTGCTACCAACGCGACTCTGAAATCAATCGTGGCTCAAAACGGTCTTAAAGAAATACTGTGGAACGTGGACTCCTTGGATTGGAACGGCGCCACCTCTGCCCAGATCGTGGCCGCCACAGGCAGGCTGCAAAATGGTGACATCATCCTGATGCATGACCAGTTCCAGGCTACGCGCCAAGCGATCCCGCAAATTGCTCAAAACCTCAAGAGCCGCGGCCTTTGCTCGGGCATGATCTCGTCGACGACAGGCCGTGCGGTCGCTCCTGACAACGGCGGTACAACACCGTCCCCAGGCACAGGCACGAAAGTGGAAGCTGAGAATATGACCAAAAGCGGTCAGTATACTGGAAATATTAGCTCGCCATTCAACGGGGTTGTTCTATATGCCAACAATGATTTAGTGAAATACACGCAATATTTTGAAAGCGGCACTCATCATTTTTCACTGCGTGGTGCTTCGAACAATGCTAATATGGCCAGAGTTGACTTGAAAATCGGCGGGCAGACGAAGGGAACCTTCTACTTCGGAGGCAGCAATCCAGCGGTCTATACGCTAAACAATGTCAGCCATGGAACCGGGAACCAAGTTATCGAGCTTGTTGTAACCGCGGATGACGGCACATGGGATGCTTATCTTGATTATTTGGAAATCAACTGA